The bacterium genomic interval GGCGAAGCTGCGCGAGGCGGTGCGCAGGGCGGCGAGGTTCTGGGTCTGCACCGAGATGGCGACGTTGCGGACGGTGGTATTGAGCCATTCGGCGCGGTCGGCGGCGGTTTCTTTAGGCTTGAAGAAGCGGTCGAGCAGGCGCATGTCAGCCCCGGTAATAGACGCGGCCCGGCATGCCGCCACCCTGCAGCAGGGCAAGGGCAGCGTTTTCGCGGGCGACGAGGGGTTTGTAGTGGTTGATCAGGGCAATGATCTGGTCGGCGTCGCGGAACTTGATGCGGCGCCCGGCGATTTCGTATTCGGCGACGGTGGCCTTGCCGCCCTTGAGGTATTCGGCGAGGGCGGCTTCGGCGGCATCGAGGGCCTGCTTGTTGGCGCTGCGCCCGTCGTGGGTGACGGCCTGGGTCAGGTCGGGCAGGATGGTGACGATTTTTTGGCCGACGGTGATGCGCTCAGCAGGGGCCTTCTCGACCCAGCTGACCAGGGTGGCCTGGCCGGGCTGCCAGGCGGATGTATTGGCCGAATCGAGATTGATTTCGAAATCGTCGCCGGCCGGGGTGGCGGTCAGGTTGACCCCGCTTCCGGACGGCCAGATCAGCCGGTACTTGAGCGACCAGCCGGCACTGGCCGGGTAATCGGAAAGCGACTCAGACCAGCTGGCCGAGTCGCCGGCACGAAAGGTGGTGGGTTCGTTCATGGGCGCAGTGTGGGCGCGCCGGGGGGAAGAAAATAGGCAAAAAATGTTCGCCGGGGAGGCCGGCGGCTATTGCCTCAGCTTTTTCAGGCGGCGGGCGTGCTGCACGGTGACCCCGAGCATACTGGCGATCTTGTTGGCGTCTTCTTCGCCGGCACTTTCGAGCAGGGCCAGGTGACGGCCTTTTTTCTGGCTGGCGATGTAGGCGCGCTGGGCGCCGAAGTTGAGGCGGATGATCTGCTCGAGGCGAGACCATGTTTCGTCCGGCACGTCGGGCATGCTGTGCCGGGCGATATCGATGATCTCGCGCAGGTCGTCAGCCACGCCGAGCTTCCTTGCGGGCGCGCATCATGGCTTCCCAGGCGGCGGCAGCCGAGGACGGCAGCGGATCGGGCTGGGCAATGGTCATGGCCGGGACCGGCGGCGGGGTTTCTTCCAGGCGATGGTACTGACGGGCGGCGCGCAGCTTGAGGTCGATGCCGGACAGTCTCAGGGCTGCGAGGTTGTATTTCAGGCAGTCGAGAGTTTCGTTGCGCGGCCGGGTCTGCACCCATTCGACGTAGGGCCGGGTGCCGCGCATCTTGGTGACCAGTTTTTCGGCGGTCAGCTGGGCGAAGTATTCGTCGTCGAAGCTTGGGTCGTTTGGAAAGTGGATGTAGCCGGGACCGGGCTCGGTGATCTTGAGGCGGGAGTAGATCAGGGCCTTGGCCTGGTCGTCGCCGACCAGATGGACGGTGATGCCTTTTTTGCGCTGGCGGCGCAGGCGCTGGCGGCGGGCTTTCTCGTCTTCGACGATGGGCACGCCACCTCCGGACCGGCCCTTGACGGCGACGGCCCAGCGGCGTTTTTCGACGAAGGCATAGACCATGCTGGTGTTGTAGCCGGAGTCGATGGCGACGAATTCCGGGGCCCAGTGGCTGAGCTCTTCGTCGAGACGGCCCCAGACTTCGGGCTGGGCGGTGTCGCCGGGGATGATGAGGTGTTCCATGACCCAGGCTTCTTCGCCAGCGTCCCAATCGACGATGCTGGCTTCGAGGCGGTCTTTCTGGACGTCGACGCCGCCGGTGCGGGCCAGGCTTCTGGATTTTTCGTCGTAGTCTTCGAGGCGGGCGAGCAGGCCGACCGGTTCGATCTGGTCGCCCTGCTCTTCCCAGCATTCGCCGAGGTGGGTATTGACGAAGGTGCGCAGGGTGCCGGGCGACTTGACGGCGACTTTCCATTCTTCGACCAGCTCGCGCCAGCTGGGGCCGAGGCCGATCGGGGCGTAGAGGGCGCTGATGTGATAGCCGCGGGTGCTGCGCTCGGGGTGGGTGGCGATCCAGCGGCCGGCAGCGAGGAAGGCCGGCTTGTGGTGTTCGTGGATTTCGCCCGAGCAGGCGACGCAGACATACCAGGCGGTGAGGCCGGTTTCGGTGGCGAGGTACTTGATGCCGTGCGCGGCTTCCGGCCCGCCCCATTCAAGCGGCTGGTAGTGGCCGCAATGCGGACAGGGGATGTGGTAGCGCCGCTGGTCCGAGGTGGCATGGCCGCGTTCGATCAGGCTCATGCCCTTCACGGTCGGCGTGCTGATGAACAGGCGCTTGGCGCGGGCGAAGGCTTTGGTGCGGCCCTTGGCCAGGGCGACGGGGTCACCCTCCTCGCCGACTTCGGGCGGGAAGCGGTCGAGATCGTCCATGATCAGAAAGCGGACGGAGCGCTGGGCGTAGCTGTTGGGGCTGTTGCCGCCGGCCAGGAATAGCACGCCGCCGGGAAAATCGATCATGTCCTTGGAGTTGGCAGCATCGCGCGAGCGCTGGCCGCCGAGCAGATCGCGGATGACCGGCGTTTCCTGGAGCAGCGGGTTGAGTTTCTGGGCCTTCCAGGCGTCGCGGCTATCGAGGGTTGGCATGAGGACCATGACCGGGGCCGGGGCGTGGTCCATGGTGTAGCCGAGGAAATTGACGGTCGCCTCGGTGACGCCGACCTGCGAGGACTTGATGACCCAGATGTCGGTGACGCGGCTGGATGCCGACATGGCGTCCATGATCTCGCGCAGGATGGGGTTGCGCGCCGTCCGCCAGCGGCCCCGCTCTCCGGCCTGCTTGCCGGACAACTCGCGGTGGGCGTCGGACCACTGGCTGACGGTCAGGGCGCGCCGCGGGGCGAGCGCGGTGGCCAGGACTTCGAGGCAGTGGGTCTGGTTGAGCGGCAGCGG includes:
- a CDS encoding phage terminase large subunit family protein, which encodes MRPLPLNQTHCLEVLATALAPRRALTVSQWSDAHRELSGKQAGERGRWRTARNPILREIMDAMSASSRVTDIWVIKSSQVGVTEATVNFLGYTMDHAPAPVMVLMPTLDSRDAWKAQKLNPLLQETPVIRDLLGGQRSRDAANSKDMIDFPGGVLFLAGGNSPNSYAQRSVRFLIMDDLDRFPPEVGEEGDPVALAKGRTKAFARAKRLFISTPTVKGMSLIERGHATSDQRRYHIPCPHCGHYQPLEWGGPEAAHGIKYLATETGLTAWYVCVACSGEIHEHHKPAFLAAGRWIATHPERSTRGYHISALYAPIGLGPSWRELVEEWKVAVKSPGTLRTFVNTHLGECWEEQGDQIEPVGLLARLEDYDEKSRSLARTGGVDVQKDRLEASIVDWDAGEEAWVMEHLIIPGDTAQPEVWGRLDEELSHWAPEFVAIDSGYNTSMVYAFVEKRRWAVAVKGRSGGGVPIVEDEKARRQRLRRQRKKGITVHLVGDDQAKALIYSRLKITEPGPGYIHFPNDPSFDDEYFAQLTAEKLVTKMRGTRPYVEWVQTRPRNETLDCLKYNLAALRLSGIDLKLRAARQYHRLEETPPPVPAMTIAQPDPLPSSAAAAWEAMMRARKEARRG